A single window of Paroedura picta isolate Pp20150507F chromosome 8, Ppicta_v3.0, whole genome shotgun sequence DNA harbors:
- the NCL gene encoding nucleolin isoform X3 gives MVKLAKNVKNQPKQKKMAPPPPKEVDDSEEDSSEEEEEEEESSEEEMLPVKKATPPAKAANKKAVATPAKKAVATPAKKVVATPAKKVAVTPAKKTPVPGKGAKNGKNAKKEESDEEEEEDEEDDEEDDSEEEEDESEPELPVPVKKPAAPAAAKKPAAQAAAKKQDSEDEEDDEEDDEDDEEEDDSEEEAMDTTPAKGKKAVLAKAAPVKAAAGESEDEEDDDEEDDDDEEEDEEDEEEEAVQETPGKRKKEMAKQKGTPDAKKKKTEETAFSLFMGNLNANKDFEELKTAIRNFFAKKDLQVQEVRIGNSKKFGYVDFSSEAELDKALKLNGKKLMGLEMKLERAKSKESLKENKKERAARTIFVKNLAYSVTQDDLQGIFEEAMEIRLVSKDGSSKGIAYIEFKSEADAEKAMEEKQGMELEGRSLILDYTREKGQMDGGWKGGESRTLVVNNLSYDATEESLQEVFEKASAIRIPQNNQGRPKGYAFLDFPTADDAKEALSSCNNTEIEGRTIRLEFSTPGQNRNFNARGGFGQQSKTLFVKGLSEDTTEETLRESFDGSIGARIVTDRDTGSSKGFGFVDFSSPEDAKAAKEAMEDGEIDGNKVTLDFAKPKGDGPRGGGGGGFGRGGRGGRGGRGGFGGRGGRGFGGRGGGFRGGRGGGGGGDHKPQGKKIKFDD, from the exons ATGCTGCCTGTGAAGAAAGCAACCCCTCCAGCAAAAGCCGCTAACAAAAAGGCCGTGGCTACCCCGGCAAAGAAGGCTGTGGCTACCCCTGCGAAGAAGGTAGTTGCTACCCCGGCTAAAAAGGTGGCTGTTACTCCAGCCAAGAAGACTCCAGTCCCTGGCAAAGGAGCGAAAAACGGGAAGAATGCAAAGAAAGAAGAGAGtgacgaggaggaagaggaagatgaggaggacgACGAGGAAGATGACagcgaggaggaggaag ATGAGTCCGAACCAGAGCTTCCTGTGCCAGTGAAGAAGCCAGCAGCCCCGGCAGCAGCAAAGAAACCTGCAGCCCAGGCAGCAGCGAAGAAACAAGACTCTGAAGATGAGGAAGACGATGAAGAGGATGATGAAGATGACGAGGAAGAGGATG ATTCCGAAGAAGAGGCCATGGATACCACCCCAGCCAAAGGgaagaaagctgttctggccaaggcTGCCCCAGTCAAAGCTGCTGCAGGAGAGTCTGAGGATGAggaggatgatgatgaagaggatGACGACGACGaggaagaggatgaagaggatgaggaggaag AAGCTGTCCAAGAAACACCTGGAAAGCGGAAGAAGGAAATGGCCAAACAAAAGGGCACCCCAGatgctaagaagaagaaaactgaag AAACTGCCTTTTCCCTCTTCATGGGCAATCTGAACGCTAACAAGGACTTCGAGGAGCTGAAGACGgccatcaggaacttctttgcCAAAAAGGACCTTCAAGTCCAAGAAGTCAGGATTGGCAACTCAAA GAAGTTTGGCTACGTGGACTTCTCCTCGGAAGCTGAACTGGACAAAGCTCTGAAGTTGAATGGGAAGAAGTTGATGGGCCTGGAAATGAAACTGGAAAGGGCAAAGAGTAAAGAGAGTCTGAAAGAGAACAAGAAAG AGAGAGCGGCGAGGACCATCTTTGTGAAGAATCTTGCTTACAGCGTAACGCAAGACGACCTGCAGGGAATTTTTGAGGAGGCCATGGAAATCAGGCTGGTGTCCAAAGATGGGAGCAGCAAAGG GATTGCCTACATTGAGTTTAAGTCCGAAGCTGATGCCGAAAAGGCCATGGAGGAGAAACAAGGCATGGAACTTGAGGGCCGTTCCCTCATCCTCGACTACACAAGAGAGAAGGGTCAGATGGACGGCGGCTGGAAAG GTGGAGAGTCCAGAACTCTTGTTGTGAACAATCTGTCCTACGATGCGACAGAAGAATCTCTTCAGGAGGTGTTTGAGAAGGCGTCGGCCATCAGGATCCCACAGAACAACCAGGGGAGGCCTAAAGG GTATGCTTTCTTAGACTTCCCCACAGCCGACGATGCCAAAGAAGCCCTGAGTTCCTGCAACAACACAGAGATCGAAGGCCGGACTATCAGGCTGGAGTTCAGCACGCCTGGCCAAAACAGGAATTTCAACGCCAGGGGAGGATTTGGCC AGCAAAGCAAAACCCTCTTTGTCAAGGGCCTCTCTGAAGACACGACAGAAGAAACCCTGCGAGAGTCCTTCGACGGCTCCATCGGTGCCAGAATAGTCACAGACAGAGACACGGGCTCCTCCAAAGG GTTCGGCTTTGTGGACTTCAGCTCCCCCGAAGACGCCAAAGCAGCGAAGGAAGCCATGGAGGACGGGGAGATCGACGGCAACAAAGTGACCCTTGACTTCGCCAAGCCCAAGGGCGACGGGCcacgcggaggaggaggaggcggctttGGCCGCGGAGGCAGAGGCGGCCGAGGGGGCAGAGGGGGCTTTGGCGGCCGGGGCGGCAGAGGCTTCGGAG GGCGAGGAGGCGGCTTCCGGGGAGGcagaggtggcggcggcggcggagaccACAAGCCCCAGGGCAAAAAGATAAAGTTCGACGACTGA
- the B3GNT7 gene encoding UDP-GlcNAc:betaGal beta-1,3-N-acetylglucosaminyltransferase 7 — MFQWKKTVYKSVLLSFVLIVTVTVLQRGMTPNQFLPGQPQKELSPEPVKAQKRENVLPVASNFWKKDHDAVTQTADVTEKQARSWDVTATNCTANLNSSKDDWFKGLEPNFQQFLLYRHCRYFPMLINHPEKCSGDIYLLVVVKSIITQHDRREAIRKTWGREKEVDGKKIRTLFLLGVASKEEERANYQKLLEYEDHIYGDILQWDFLDSFFNLTLKEVNFLKWLGIYCDNVRYVFKGDDDVFVSPDNILEYLEDQKRRDLFAGDVLYKARPIRKKENKYYIPSALYSKTHYPPYAGGGGFVMDSPLAQKLHKVSESLELYPIDDVFLGMCLEVLKVTPVAHAGFKTFGIVKNKNSKMNKEPCFFQSMLVVHKLLPPELLRMWDLVHSNLTCSRKLYIL, encoded by the coding sequence GAAGAAAACCGTCTACAAGAGCGTCCTTTTATCCTTCGTGCTGATTGTCACGGTGACGGTGCTTCAAAGAGGCATGACGCCCAACCAGTTCCTTCCCGGCCAGCCGCAGAAAGAACTTTCCCCGGAGCCCGTGAAGGCTCAGAAGAGGGAGAACGTCCTCCCGGTGGCCAGCAACTTCTGGAAAAAGGACCACGACGCGGTGACCCAGACGGCGGACGTGACGGAGAAGCAGGCCAGGAGCTGGGACGTGACGGCCACCAACTGCACCGCCAACCTCAACTCCAGCAAGGACGACTGGTTCAAGGGCCTGGAGCCCAACTTCCAGCAGTTCCTCCTCTACCGGCACTGCCGCTACTTCCCCATGCTCATCAACCACCCGGAGAAGTGCAGTGGGGACATCTACCTGCTGGTCGTGGTGAAGTCCATCATAACCCAGCACGACCGCCGGGAGGCCATCCGGAAgacctggggccgggagaaggaggTGGACGGCAAGAAGATCCGGACCCTTTTCCTCCTGGGCGTGGCGTCCAAGGAGGAGGAGCGGGCCAACTACCAGAAGCTCCTGGAGTACGAGGACCACATCTACGGCGACATCCTGCAGTGGGACTTCCTCGACAGCTTCTTCAACCTCACCCTCAAGGAAGTCAACTTCTTGAAGTGGCTCGGCATCTACTGCGACAACGTCCGCTACGTCTTCAAGGGCGACGACGACGTCTTCGTCAGCCCGGACAACATCTTGGAGTACCTGGAGGACCAGAAGAGGAGGGACCTCTTCGCGGGCGACGTCCTCTACAAGGCCCGCCCCATCCGCAAGAAGGAGAACAAGTACTACATCCCCAGCGCTTTGTACAGCAAGACGCATTACCCGCCCTACGCCGGCGGGGGAGGCTTCGTCATGGACAGCCCCCTGGCTCAGAAGCTCCACAAGGTGTCCGAGAGCCTCGAGTTGTACCCCATCGACGACGTTTTCCTCGGGATGTGCCTGGAGGTCTTGAAGGTGACGCCCGTGGCGCACGCGGGCTTCAAGACCTTCGGCATTGtgaaaaacaagaacagcaagATGAACAAGGAGCCATGCTTCTTCCAGAGCATGCTGGTCGTCCATAAACTGCTGCCCCCGGAGCTCCTCCGGATGTGGGATTTGGTTCATAGCAATTTGACGTGTTCTAGGAAACTCTACATTCTTTAG
- the NCL gene encoding nucleolin isoform X2 produces the protein MVKLAKNVKNQPKQKKMAPPPPKEVDDSEEDSSEEEEEEEESSEEEMLPVKKATPPAKAANKKAVATPAKKAVATPAKKVVATPAKKVAVTPAKKTPVPGKGAKNGKNAKKEESDEEEEEDEEDDEEDDSEEEEDESEPELPVPVKKPAAPAAAKKPAAQAAAKKQDSEDEEDDEEDDEDDEEEDDSEEEAMDTTPAKGKKAVLAKAAPVKAAAGESEDEEDDDEEDDDDEEEDEEDEEEAVQETPGKRKKEMAKQKGTPDAKKKKTEETAFSLFMGNLNANKDFEELKTAIRNFFAKKDLQVQEVRIGNSKKFGYVDFSSEAELDKALKLNGKKLMGLEMKLERAKSKESLKENKKERAARTIFVKNLAYSVTQDDLQGIFEEAMEIRLVSKDGSSKGIAYIEFKSEADAEKAMEEKQGMELEGRSLILDYTREKGQMDGGWKGTKGAQPGGESRTLVVNNLSYDATEESLQEVFEKASAIRIPQNNQGRPKGYAFLDFPTADDAKEALSSCNNTEIEGRTIRLEFSTPGQNRNFNARGGFGQQSKTLFVKGLSEDTTEETLRESFDGSIGARIVTDRDTGSSKGFGFVDFSSPEDAKAAKEAMEDGEIDGNKVTLDFAKPKGDGPRGGGGGGFGRGGRGGRGGRGGFGGRGGRGFGGRGGGFRGGRGGGGGGDHKPQGKKIKFDD, from the exons ATGCTGCCTGTGAAGAAAGCAACCCCTCCAGCAAAAGCCGCTAACAAAAAGGCCGTGGCTACCCCGGCAAAGAAGGCTGTGGCTACCCCTGCGAAGAAGGTAGTTGCTACCCCGGCTAAAAAGGTGGCTGTTACTCCAGCCAAGAAGACTCCAGTCCCTGGCAAAGGAGCGAAAAACGGGAAGAATGCAAAGAAAGAAGAGAGtgacgaggaggaagaggaagatgaggaggacgACGAGGAAGATGACagcgaggaggaggaag ATGAGTCCGAACCAGAGCTTCCTGTGCCAGTGAAGAAGCCAGCAGCCCCGGCAGCAGCAAAGAAACCTGCAGCCCAGGCAGCAGCGAAGAAACAAGACTCTGAAGATGAGGAAGACGATGAAGAGGATGATGAAGATGACGAGGAAGAGGATG ATTCCGAAGAAGAGGCCATGGATACCACCCCAGCCAAAGGgaagaaagctgttctggccaaggcTGCCCCAGTCAAAGCTGCTGCAGGAGAGTCTGAGGATGAggaggatgatgatgaagaggatGACGACGACGaggaagaggatgaagaggatgaggaggaag CTGTCCAAGAAACACCTGGAAAGCGGAAGAAGGAAATGGCCAAACAAAAGGGCACCCCAGatgctaagaagaagaaaactgaag AAACTGCCTTTTCCCTCTTCATGGGCAATCTGAACGCTAACAAGGACTTCGAGGAGCTGAAGACGgccatcaggaacttctttgcCAAAAAGGACCTTCAAGTCCAAGAAGTCAGGATTGGCAACTCAAA GAAGTTTGGCTACGTGGACTTCTCCTCGGAAGCTGAACTGGACAAAGCTCTGAAGTTGAATGGGAAGAAGTTGATGGGCCTGGAAATGAAACTGGAAAGGGCAAAGAGTAAAGAGAGTCTGAAAGAGAACAAGAAAG AGAGAGCGGCGAGGACCATCTTTGTGAAGAATCTTGCTTACAGCGTAACGCAAGACGACCTGCAGGGAATTTTTGAGGAGGCCATGGAAATCAGGCTGGTGTCCAAAGATGGGAGCAGCAAAGG GATTGCCTACATTGAGTTTAAGTCCGAAGCTGATGCCGAAAAGGCCATGGAGGAGAAACAAGGCATGGAACTTGAGGGCCGTTCCCTCATCCTCGACTACACAAGAGAGAAGGGTCAGATGGACGGCGGCTGGAAAGGTACAAAGGGAGCCCAGCCAG GTGGAGAGTCCAGAACTCTTGTTGTGAACAATCTGTCCTACGATGCGACAGAAGAATCTCTTCAGGAGGTGTTTGAGAAGGCGTCGGCCATCAGGATCCCACAGAACAACCAGGGGAGGCCTAAAGG GTATGCTTTCTTAGACTTCCCCACAGCCGACGATGCCAAAGAAGCCCTGAGTTCCTGCAACAACACAGAGATCGAAGGCCGGACTATCAGGCTGGAGTTCAGCACGCCTGGCCAAAACAGGAATTTCAACGCCAGGGGAGGATTTGGCC AGCAAAGCAAAACCCTCTTTGTCAAGGGCCTCTCTGAAGACACGACAGAAGAAACCCTGCGAGAGTCCTTCGACGGCTCCATCGGTGCCAGAATAGTCACAGACAGAGACACGGGCTCCTCCAAAGG GTTCGGCTTTGTGGACTTCAGCTCCCCCGAAGACGCCAAAGCAGCGAAGGAAGCCATGGAGGACGGGGAGATCGACGGCAACAAAGTGACCCTTGACTTCGCCAAGCCCAAGGGCGACGGGCcacgcggaggaggaggaggcggctttGGCCGCGGAGGCAGAGGCGGCCGAGGGGGCAGAGGGGGCTTTGGCGGCCGGGGCGGCAGAGGCTTCGGAG GGCGAGGAGGCGGCTTCCGGGGAGGcagaggtggcggcggcggcggagaccACAAGCCCCAGGGCAAAAAGATAAAGTTCGACGACTGA
- the NCL gene encoding nucleolin isoform X1, translating to MVKLAKNVKNQPKQKKMAPPPPKEVDDSEEDSSEEEEEEEESSEEEMLPVKKATPPAKAANKKAVATPAKKAVATPAKKVVATPAKKVAVTPAKKTPVPGKGAKNGKNAKKEESDEEEEEDEEDDEEDDSEEEEDESEPELPVPVKKPAAPAAAKKPAAQAAAKKQDSEDEEDDEEDDEDDEEEDDSEEEAMDTTPAKGKKAVLAKAAPVKAAAGESEDEEDDDEEDDDDEEEDEEDEEEEAVQETPGKRKKEMAKQKGTPDAKKKKTEETAFSLFMGNLNANKDFEELKTAIRNFFAKKDLQVQEVRIGNSKKFGYVDFSSEAELDKALKLNGKKLMGLEMKLERAKSKESLKENKKERAARTIFVKNLAYSVTQDDLQGIFEEAMEIRLVSKDGSSKGIAYIEFKSEADAEKAMEEKQGMELEGRSLILDYTREKGQMDGGWKGTKGAQPGGESRTLVVNNLSYDATEESLQEVFEKASAIRIPQNNQGRPKGYAFLDFPTADDAKEALSSCNNTEIEGRTIRLEFSTPGQNRNFNARGGFGQQSKTLFVKGLSEDTTEETLRESFDGSIGARIVTDRDTGSSKGFGFVDFSSPEDAKAAKEAMEDGEIDGNKVTLDFAKPKGDGPRGGGGGGFGRGGRGGRGGRGGFGGRGGRGFGGRGGGFRGGRGGGGGGDHKPQGKKIKFDD from the exons ATGCTGCCTGTGAAGAAAGCAACCCCTCCAGCAAAAGCCGCTAACAAAAAGGCCGTGGCTACCCCGGCAAAGAAGGCTGTGGCTACCCCTGCGAAGAAGGTAGTTGCTACCCCGGCTAAAAAGGTGGCTGTTACTCCAGCCAAGAAGACTCCAGTCCCTGGCAAAGGAGCGAAAAACGGGAAGAATGCAAAGAAAGAAGAGAGtgacgaggaggaagaggaagatgaggaggacgACGAGGAAGATGACagcgaggaggaggaag ATGAGTCCGAACCAGAGCTTCCTGTGCCAGTGAAGAAGCCAGCAGCCCCGGCAGCAGCAAAGAAACCTGCAGCCCAGGCAGCAGCGAAGAAACAAGACTCTGAAGATGAGGAAGACGATGAAGAGGATGATGAAGATGACGAGGAAGAGGATG ATTCCGAAGAAGAGGCCATGGATACCACCCCAGCCAAAGGgaagaaagctgttctggccaaggcTGCCCCAGTCAAAGCTGCTGCAGGAGAGTCTGAGGATGAggaggatgatgatgaagaggatGACGACGACGaggaagaggatgaagaggatgaggaggaag AAGCTGTCCAAGAAACACCTGGAAAGCGGAAGAAGGAAATGGCCAAACAAAAGGGCACCCCAGatgctaagaagaagaaaactgaag AAACTGCCTTTTCCCTCTTCATGGGCAATCTGAACGCTAACAAGGACTTCGAGGAGCTGAAGACGgccatcaggaacttctttgcCAAAAAGGACCTTCAAGTCCAAGAAGTCAGGATTGGCAACTCAAA GAAGTTTGGCTACGTGGACTTCTCCTCGGAAGCTGAACTGGACAAAGCTCTGAAGTTGAATGGGAAGAAGTTGATGGGCCTGGAAATGAAACTGGAAAGGGCAAAGAGTAAAGAGAGTCTGAAAGAGAACAAGAAAG AGAGAGCGGCGAGGACCATCTTTGTGAAGAATCTTGCTTACAGCGTAACGCAAGACGACCTGCAGGGAATTTTTGAGGAGGCCATGGAAATCAGGCTGGTGTCCAAAGATGGGAGCAGCAAAGG GATTGCCTACATTGAGTTTAAGTCCGAAGCTGATGCCGAAAAGGCCATGGAGGAGAAACAAGGCATGGAACTTGAGGGCCGTTCCCTCATCCTCGACTACACAAGAGAGAAGGGTCAGATGGACGGCGGCTGGAAAGGTACAAAGGGAGCCCAGCCAG GTGGAGAGTCCAGAACTCTTGTTGTGAACAATCTGTCCTACGATGCGACAGAAGAATCTCTTCAGGAGGTGTTTGAGAAGGCGTCGGCCATCAGGATCCCACAGAACAACCAGGGGAGGCCTAAAGG GTATGCTTTCTTAGACTTCCCCACAGCCGACGATGCCAAAGAAGCCCTGAGTTCCTGCAACAACACAGAGATCGAAGGCCGGACTATCAGGCTGGAGTTCAGCACGCCTGGCCAAAACAGGAATTTCAACGCCAGGGGAGGATTTGGCC AGCAAAGCAAAACCCTCTTTGTCAAGGGCCTCTCTGAAGACACGACAGAAGAAACCCTGCGAGAGTCCTTCGACGGCTCCATCGGTGCCAGAATAGTCACAGACAGAGACACGGGCTCCTCCAAAGG GTTCGGCTTTGTGGACTTCAGCTCCCCCGAAGACGCCAAAGCAGCGAAGGAAGCCATGGAGGACGGGGAGATCGACGGCAACAAAGTGACCCTTGACTTCGCCAAGCCCAAGGGCGACGGGCcacgcggaggaggaggaggcggctttGGCCGCGGAGGCAGAGGCGGCCGAGGGGGCAGAGGGGGCTTTGGCGGCCGGGGCGGCAGAGGCTTCGGAG GGCGAGGAGGCGGCTTCCGGGGAGGcagaggtggcggcggcggcggagaccACAAGCCCCAGGGCAAAAAGATAAAGTTCGACGACTGA